CATCTCGAGCAAAACCCATTGGAATTACAAATGGCAAATTGATATCTGGGTCAATGAATCCGACATGGCATACGTACTGGCTATCAAGAAGTTTTTCAATATCTAAACGCTCATGTACTTCGCGATCTGCATGGCGCTGAACATGGAACTTTTCTTCATTACTCATAAGGCAAGCATAGTTGCAAGAATTGAAACTCAACTCTAATTATCGAAAGGGAAGAACTCTAACTCCAGGTAAATCTATGAGTTCCCATTCATTGTCGGAGAAAACAACGAGGGTTTCCAGTCGTTTCCCTACAGCGAGCAACATGACATCGGCAAGGCTTACATGAATCTGTCGCTTACTCTTCACATTATGTTCCGCGGCTTTTTTATAAATATATCCAGCCTCCACTGCATCTTCCTCAACCACCGGTACGACGTTAATATTCTTCAAACTCAATAGGGTTTGTATTTCATCTCGTGAAATACCAGTCTGTTTTTGTCTACATATTTCAAGGGTTTCCGCGAGCGCAATCGGTGTAGTTAGCGCCAATCCAGATTCTGCAATGGCATCAATAACTTTCCAACCAGGTTCTCGAAGAATTAATGCAAGTAGTGCAGAGGCATTTAATAGTGATTCTTGAGGCATTACTCGCCGAAAACAGCTGCCAGAAGTGCAGCTCCTCTTTTATTAGATTCAGTAGTGGATGAGTAAGTCGGATTGCTCAATCTCTCAAAACGATTCTTCTCATCTTTGGAACGTTTATGAAGCAGATCTTCAGTGGAAGGAGCCGATTGTGAAGCGACAGCCAACTCCCACAAACTCTGAATTTTCCGCTCTCTAGTCTCTACAATGAATCTTCCTTCTGAAATTTCCTCGACGACAAGTGTGTCACCAGGTTTAAAACCGCAAGCTTTTTGGAGTTCTACTGGCAAGACAGTTCTGCCTTTTTCCTTCACATTCAGCTCAATGATGCTCATGGTGGTACAATAGCGTATGAGTACCACTCATAGAAATTAGTGTCACTAATTGTCAAAATACCCAGGAATTTCAGTCTCGCCCAGTCATAGGGTCTCGCCCATAGCTAAAGCCAGAATCGGTATGAGTTTCTTGCGGATTTCGGTCAGTGCCAACAGAATCTGACATATGGATATCGAGCCGGTAATTCGACCAACAGTACGTATCTTGCTCGTCGATGATCAAAACCGCGTCTTGCTATTTAGAGGTCAAGATCCAGATCAGCCCAACACTCGATTCTGGTTCCCAACAGGTGGGGGTATCGAACTCGGCGAAACACCGCAAGAGGCGGCGCGGCGCGAAGTGCGAGAAGAAACTGGATTAACAGAGTTTGAATTAGGTCCCCATATTTGGAACCGCCGCCATGTCTTCACCTTCTATGGTTCATATCAAGATGTGCGAGAACTCTGGTTCTTTGCCCGGACCTCTACCTTTGAGATTGATATCTCAGGATTTTCAGAAGAAGAACGAAGAGTCATTCGCGAATATCGCTGGTGGAGCCAGGACGATCTTGAAAATACAACCGATGTACTCACTCCACGTTCTCTCGCACCATTATTTCGAAAACTACTTACCGACGGACTTCCCAAACATCCAGTTGAAGTACCAATCTAAAATTGAAGTCTGGGTTCACGAAATAAAGAGTTTGTGATTCCAGGCAAAGCAAAAGAGGCCCAACCTCGTGTGGGAATGAGCCTCTTTTTCTAAGTTAACTATTAACGAGGCACTTCGACCTCATCAAGACGAACGGCTTCACCGGATCCCTGTTGATCAAATGGTGTGAAGTCATACTCATCGTATGCTGCATAAACGGCAGCCTTTGCTTCTTCCGTTGGCTCAACACGAATGTTGCGATAACGGGCAAGGCCAGTACCGGCAGGAATCAACTTACCGATGATGACGTTCTCTTTCAGACCGAGCAATGGATCACTCTTCTCTGAAAGTGCGGCATCGGTTAGTACGCGAGTTGTCTCCTGGAAGGATGCAGCTGATAACCATGACTCAGTTGCAAGTGATGCCTTAGTAATACCCATAAGTTCTGGGCGACCTGAGGCGGCTTTTCCACCGGATGTAACTACGCGACGGTTTTCATTTTCAAAGCGACCGCGCTCTACGAGCTCACCTGGAAGTAGATCAGCATCTCCGGCCTCAAGCACAGTGATGCGTTTGAGCATTTGACGAACGATTACTTCGATGTGCTTATCGTGAATGCCTACGCCCTGTGAGCGATAAACAGATTGAATCTCATTTACCAAATGAACTTGAGTTGCACGTGGTCCAAGGATACGAAGAACCTGCTTTGGATCGATTGCTCCGACGACCATCTTCTGGCCGACTTCAACGCGAACACCATCTTCTACAAGTAGCTTCTGACGGCGAGTGATTGGGTAAGCAACTTCTTCGCCACCATCATCTGGTGTAACGATGATCTTCTTACCCTTTGCATCTTCGCGGAATGAGACAACGCCTGCAGTTTCTGCAATCGGTGCGACACCCTTTGGAGTACGCGCTTCGAAAAGCTCGACGATACGTGGAAGACCGTGAGTGATGTCATCTCCAGCAACGCCACCAGTATGGAAGGTACGCATTGTTAGCTGCGTACCAGGCTCACCGATTGACTGCGCTGCAATGATTCCTACTGCTTCACCGACAGCAACAAGTTGACCTGCTGCAAGGGATCGACCGTAGCAAGCTGCGCACTGTCCGACCTTGCTATCACAAGTTAGAACTGAGCGGATCTTAACTTCAGCGACACCGGCTGCAACGAGTTCATCAATATTGCGATCACCTAAGTCAATGCCGGCCTTAGCAATAACTACGCCATCGACTTCAACATCATCGGCGAGTGTGCGACCGAAGACAGAGGTTTCAACGTGGTCAAACTTAATGAGGCCGCCAGATTCTTGGCGAACACCAATCTGTAGAACAAGACCGCGATCTGTACCGCAATCCTCTTCACGGATGATTACATCCTGTGCAACATCGCAGAGACGTCGGGTTAAGTAACCTGAGTCAGCGGTACGAAGTGCGGTATCGGCAAGACCCTTACGAGCACCGTGAGTAGAAATAAAGTACTCAAGTACTGAAAGACCTTCGCGGAAGTTAGATTTAATTGGGCGAGGAATAATTTCACCCTTTGGATTTGCTACCAAACCACGCATACCTGCAATTTGACGGATCTGCATCATGTTTCCACGAGCACCAGAAAAGACCATCATCCACACTGGGTTAACGCGAGGGAAGTTTTCTTCCATCTCTTTACCCACTTCAGCTGTTGCCTTTGTCCAGATTTCGATTAACTCTTGACGACGCTCGTCATCAGTGATGAGTCCCTTTTCATACTGCGATTGAACCTTGTCGGCCTGAGTTTCATAGCTTTCAAGAATCTCTTTCTTGCGTGGAGGTGTAACAACATCTTCAATTCCGATTGTGATTCCAGCACGTGTTGCCCAGTGGAAGCCAAGTGACTTCAGAGCATCAAGTGTCTGAGCAACAACAACCTTTGGATAGAACTCAGCCAAACGATCGACGATTCCACCAAGTTGCTTCTTGGTGACATCTACGTCAACGAATGGGAAGTCTGCAGGAAGCGCCTCGTTAAACAACGCCCGCCCTATAGTGGTTTCGATAGTCTCGGTTGAGTCATCAAGACGGATTTTGATCTTTGCCTGCAACGAGACTGAGTGCTGATCGTGGGCCATTATCGCTTCAGAGATCGAGCTAAATGCACGACCCTCGCCGAGCTCGCCTTCGCGGCTCATTGTTAAGTGATAGAGACCAAGAACCATGTCCTGTGTTGGCGAAGTAATTGGACGACCGTTAGCAGGAGACAAGATGTTATTCGATGACAACATCAAGATACGTGCCTCGGCCTGTGCTTCAGCAGAAAGCGGCAAGTGAACTGCCATCTGGTCACCGTCGAAGTCAGCGTTGAACGCTGTACATACGAGCGGGTGAATCTGAATCGCTTTACCTTCAACTAGTTGCGGCTCAAATGCCTGGATACCAAGTCGGTGCAGAGTAGGTGCGCGGTTGAGAAGTACTGGATGCTCGGCGATAACTTCTTCCAAAACATCCCACACAACTGGACGTGCGCGCTCAACCATACGCTTTGCAGATTTAATGTTCTGCGCGTGATTGAGATCTACAAGACGCTTCATTACGAATGGTTTGAAGAGTTCGAGCGCCATCTGCTTTGGCAGACCGCACTGATGCAGTTTCAACTGTG
This region of Candidatus Planktophila sp. genomic DNA includes:
- a CDS encoding PIN domain-containing protein codes for the protein MPQESLLNASALLALILREPGWKVIDAIAESGLALTTPIALAETLEICRQKQTGISRDEIQTLLSLKNINVVPVVEEDAVEAGYIYKKAAEHNVKSKRQIHVSLADVMLLAVGKRLETLVVFSDNEWELIDLPGVRVLPFR
- a CDS encoding AbrB/MazE/SpoVT family DNA-binding domain-containing protein, whose protein sequence is MSIIELNVKEKGRTVLPVELQKACGFKPGDTLVVEEISEGRFIVETRERKIQSLWELAVASQSAPSTEDLLHKRSKDEKNRFERLSNPTYSSTTESNKRGAALLAAVFGE
- a CDS encoding NUDIX domain-containing protein produces the protein MDIEPVIRPTVRILLVDDQNRVLLFRGQDPDQPNTRFWFPTGGGIELGETPQEAARREVREETGLTEFELGPHIWNRRHVFTFYGSYQDVRELWFFARTSTFEIDISGFSEEERRVIREYRWWSQDDLENTTDVLTPRSLAPLFRKLLTDGLPKHPVEVPI
- a CDS encoding DNA-directed RNA polymerase subunit beta'; its protein translation is MLDVNFFDELRIGLASADNIREWSFGEVKKPETINYRTLKPEKDGLFDEKIFGPTRDWECYCGKYKRVRFKGIICERCGVEVTRAKVRRERMGHIELAAPVTHIWYFKGVPSRLGYLLDLAPKDLEKVIYFAAYMITEVDAEAREEDLPQLEKKLANDRKKIETRRDVDLDIRTKKLEDDTAELEAEDAKSDVKRKVREAAERELKSIREKSEKELERMESVWARFKNLKVQDLEGDENLYREMRDRYGMYFKGDMGAAAIKHRLETFDLATEHKMLTDLSENGKGAKKTRAIKRLKVVNAFLTTSNKPASMVLDCVPVIPPDLRPMVQLDGGRFATSDLNDLYRRVINRNNRLKRLADLGAPEIIVNNEKRMLQEAVDALFDNGRRGRPVTGPGNRALKSLSDMLKGKQGRFRQNLLGKRVDYSGRSVIVVGPQLKLHQCGLPKQMALELFKPFVMKRLVDLNHAQNIKSAKRMVERARPVVWDVLEEVIAEHPVLLNRAPTLHRLGIQAFEPQLVEGKAIQIHPLVCTAFNADFDGDQMAVHLPLSAEAQAEARILMLSSNNILSPANGRPITSPTQDMVLGLYHLTMSREGELGEGRAFSSISEAIMAHDQHSVSLQAKIKIRLDDSTETIETTIGRALFNEALPADFPFVDVDVTKKQLGGIVDRLAEFYPKVVVAQTLDALKSLGFHWATRAGITIGIEDVVTPPRKKEILESYETQADKVQSQYEKGLITDDERRQELIEIWTKATAEVGKEMEENFPRVNPVWMMVFSGARGNMMQIRQIAGMRGLVANPKGEIIPRPIKSNFREGLSVLEYFISTHGARKGLADTALRTADSGYLTRRLCDVAQDVIIREEDCGTDRGLVLQIGVRQESGGLIKFDHVETSVFGRTLADDVEVDGVVIAKAGIDLGDRNIDELVAAGVAEVKIRSVLTCDSKVGQCAACYGRSLAAGQLVAVGEAVGIIAAQSIGEPGTQLTMRTFHTGGVAGDDITHGLPRIVELFEARTPKGVAPIAETAGVVSFREDAKGKKIIVTPDDGGEEVAYPITRRQKLLVEDGVRVEVGQKMVVGAIDPKQVLRILGPRATQVHLVNEIQSVYRSQGVGIHDKHIEVIVRQMLKRITVLEAGDADLLPGELVERGRFENENRRVVTSGGKAASGRPELMGITKASLATESWLSAASFQETTRVLTDAALSEKSDPLLGLKENVIIGKLIPAGTGLARYRNIRVEPTEEAKAAVYAAYDEYDFTPFDQQGSGEAVRLDEVEVPR